From Streptomyces sp. NBC_01460, a single genomic window includes:
- a CDS encoding uridine kinase family protein, whose protein sequence is MNDLADHARRLRALPPSCGPVRLVAVDGHAGSGKSTFAGRLAAALGGAPVLHLDDLATHEELFDWTDRLRAQVLDPLSRGESARYAPYDWTARRFGPPRTLGPAPVTLIEGVGAGRAAVRPFLAGLLWMEGDSEASWERGRLRDGPGLTEFWDGWTAAERRHFADDPSAPFADVVVRQIPTGYTWLEGPHPTAGASRIITDSEA, encoded by the coding sequence ATGAACGACCTGGCGGACCACGCGCGCCGGCTGCGCGCCCTGCCCCCGTCCTGCGGTCCGGTGCGGCTGGTCGCGGTCGACGGTCACGCGGGGTCCGGCAAGAGCACCTTCGCCGGCCGCCTGGCCGCCGCGCTCGGCGGCGCCCCCGTACTGCACCTCGACGACCTGGCCACGCACGAGGAGCTCTTCGACTGGACGGACCGCCTGCGGGCGCAGGTCCTGGACCCGCTGTCCCGCGGAGAGTCCGCGCGGTACGCCCCCTACGACTGGACGGCCCGGCGCTTCGGTCCGCCGAGGACCCTGGGCCCCGCCCCCGTGACCCTGATCGAGGGCGTCGGGGCCGGCCGGGCCGCGGTGCGGCCGTTCCTCGCGGGGCTGCTGTGGATGGAGGGTGACAGCGAGGCCTCCTGGGAGCGCGGCAGACTCCGTGACGGCCCCGGGCTCACGGAGTTCTGGGACGGCTGGACCGCGGCGGAGCGGCGGCATTTCGCCGACGACCCCTCCGCTCCCTTCGCGGACGTGGTGGTGCGGCAGATACCCACGGGATACACGTGGCTGGAAGGGCCTCACCCGACAGCGGGGGCGAGTCGGATCATCACGGACAGTGAAGCTTGA
- a CDS encoding AAA family ATPase — MDIGTPGTQAPADLAWLRGVDAYTMGAYPQAEDEFRTAVRIDPGMADGWLGLHALRIDTTTALLRMYRHRERFGEQRGRHRRTLNSWYWLGWWVQPVLESPRDLLLAHASHWLDGRHVPELDRALAGLPPVDADPQVRFLHACRSYLVKDWDQLVRTTEQLTDDPLLGIEAGLFGGMARVRLEMYGQAEPLLSAALMRCRSEQPQRKELRYWLARAHEGTGRSAAALPLYRAVHRVDPAFMDTSARLAAISEGDGYDEAADLAPVSLAGFGSDSAGTEARTDGDTALGTDLADGREPWLGGDPQVLPGAVLPSSAPVAGGARVKPGAPRAAVFPAGPSDPAMLAQALAELERMVGLEPVKRQVKALSAQLAMARLRAEQGLPVQPPKRHFVFSGPSGTGKTTVARILGRVFYALGLLGGDHLVEAQRSDLVGEFLGQTAVKANELIDSALGGVLFVDEAYSLSNSGYSKGDAYGDEALQVLLKRAEDNRDHLVVILAGYPEGMDRLLSTNPGLSSRFTTRVDFPSYRPLELTAIGGVLAAENGDVWDEESLDELRSISGHVVDQGWIDELGNGRFLRTLYEKSCAYRDLRLSGYAAAPTRDDLATLRLPDLMQAYGEVLSGRSSMDRGTQEPGAL; from the coding sequence ATGGACATCGGCACGCCGGGCACACAGGCCCCGGCCGACCTTGCCTGGCTGCGCGGGGTGGACGCCTACACCATGGGCGCGTACCCGCAGGCCGAGGACGAGTTCAGGACCGCGGTACGCATCGATCCCGGGATGGCGGACGGCTGGCTGGGCCTGCACGCGCTGCGGATCGACACCACCACGGCCCTGTTACGCATGTACCGCCATCGCGAGCGCTTCGGCGAACAGCGCGGGCGCCATCGCCGTACGCTCAACTCCTGGTACTGGCTGGGGTGGTGGGTGCAGCCGGTGCTGGAGAGCCCGCGCGACCTGCTCCTCGCGCACGCCTCGCACTGGCTCGACGGCCGCCATGTTCCGGAGCTGGACCGGGCGTTGGCGGGGCTGCCGCCGGTCGACGCCGACCCCCAGGTGCGGTTCCTGCACGCCTGCCGCTCCTACCTGGTCAAGGACTGGGACCAGCTCGTGCGCACCACGGAGCAGCTCACCGACGATCCGCTGCTCGGCATCGAGGCGGGGCTCTTCGGCGGCATGGCCCGGGTGCGCCTGGAGATGTACGGGCAGGCGGAGCCCCTCCTGTCCGCAGCTCTGATGCGCTGTCGCAGCGAGCAGCCCCAGCGCAAGGAGCTCCGCTACTGGCTGGCGCGGGCCCACGAGGGCACCGGACGCAGCGCGGCGGCGCTGCCGCTGTACCGGGCGGTGCACCGGGTGGACCCGGCCTTCATGGACACCTCGGCCCGGCTCGCGGCGATCTCCGAGGGGGACGGTTACGACGAGGCCGCCGATCTCGCCCCGGTCTCGCTGGCCGGCTTCGGTTCGGACAGTGCGGGGACGGAGGCCCGGACGGACGGGGACACGGCACTCGGCACCGATCTGGCGGACGGCCGTGAGCCCTGGCTCGGCGGCGACCCGCAGGTCCTGCCCGGGGCCGTGCTGCCGTCGTCCGCGCCCGTCGCCGGCGGGGCGCGGGTGAAGCCGGGGGCACCGCGGGCCGCCGTCTTCCCCGCGGGGCCGAGCGACCCGGCCATGCTCGCCCAGGCCTTGGCCGAGCTCGAGCGCATGGTCGGGCTGGAGCCCGTGAAGCGCCAGGTCAAGGCCCTGTCCGCGCAGCTCGCCATGGCGCGCCTGCGGGCGGAGCAGGGCCTGCCGGTGCAGCCGCCGAAGCGCCACTTCGTCTTCTCCGGCCCGTCCGGGACGGGCAAGACCACCGTCGCCCGCATCCTGGGCAGGGTGTTCTACGCACTCGGGCTCCTCGGCGGCGACCATCTGGTGGAGGCCCAACGCTCCGATCTGGTCGGCGAGTTCCTCGGGCAGACGGCGGTGAAGGCCAACGAGCTGATCGATTCGGCGCTCGGTGGTGTGCTGTTCGTCGACGAGGCGTACAGCCTCTCCAACTCCGGTTACAGCAAGGGCGACGCGTACGGCGACGAGGCCCTGCAGGTGCTCCTCAAGCGGGCCGAGGACAACAGGGACCATCTGGTCGTCATCCTCGCCGGCTACCCGGAGGGCATGGACCGGCTGCTCTCCACCAATCCGGGGCTGTCCTCGCGCTTCACGACGCGCGTCGACTTCCCGAGCTACCGTCCCCTCGAACTCACCGCGATCGGCGGGGTGCTGGCCGCCGAGAACGGCGACGTGTGGGACGAGGAGTCCCTCGACGAGCTGCGCAGCATCAGCGGGCACGTGGTCGACCAGGGCTGGATCGACGAGCTGGGCAACGGCCGTTTCCTGCGCACCCTGTACGAGAAGAGCTGCGCCTACCGCGATCTGCGGCTGTCCGGATACGCCGCCGCGCCGACCCGCGACGATCTGGCCACCCTGCGGCTGCCGGACCTGATGCAGGCGTACGGCGAGGTGCTGTCCGGGCGGAGCTCCATGGACCGCGGGACGCAGGAGCCCGGGGCGCTGTGA
- a CDS encoding hemolysin family protein: MSLVQLALAGLLVLANGFFVGAEFALVSVRRSQVEPLAAGGSSRARQVLYGLENLPQMMAAAQFGITICSLTLGAVAEPTVAHLLEPVFHAARVPEGFVHPLGFAVALVSVVFLHLVIGEMVPKNLAMAAPERTAMWLSPGLVGFARLCRPVTSALGACATLVLRLFKVEPKDEVEAVFTSEQLNRLVEDAGLAGLLEPEAQERLGDALELGSRPVTDVLLDRASLVTVDPSVTPRRVEELTVRTGFSRFPVCAEGGGAFMGYLHVKDVLELEDGERAVPQQVWRPMATVRAELPLDDALTVMRRAATHLAQVADASGKVLGLVAMEDVLEMLVGEVRDPAHRVSVPRRTVDVPKAMAPLG, translated from the coding sequence ATGAGCCTCGTACAGCTGGCACTCGCCGGCCTCCTCGTGCTGGCGAACGGCTTCTTCGTCGGTGCCGAGTTCGCACTCGTCTCCGTACGGCGCAGCCAGGTCGAACCCCTCGCGGCCGGCGGGTCGAGCCGCGCCAGACAGGTCCTGTACGGCCTGGAGAACCTGCCGCAGATGATGGCCGCCGCGCAGTTCGGCATCACCATCTGCTCCCTCACCCTCGGTGCCGTCGCCGAGCCGACCGTCGCCCACCTCCTGGAGCCGGTCTTCCACGCGGCCCGTGTGCCCGAGGGGTTCGTCCACCCGCTCGGCTTCGCCGTGGCCCTCGTCTCCGTGGTCTTCCTCCACCTCGTCATCGGCGAGATGGTCCCGAAGAACCTGGCGATGGCCGCCCCGGAGAGGACCGCGATGTGGCTCAGCCCCGGCCTGGTCGGCTTCGCCCGGCTCTGCCGGCCGGTCACCTCGGCGCTCGGGGCCTGCGCCACGCTCGTGCTGCGGCTCTTCAAGGTCGAGCCGAAGGACGAGGTCGAGGCCGTCTTCACCAGCGAGCAGCTCAACCGGCTGGTGGAGGACGCGGGCCTGGCCGGCCTGCTGGAACCGGAGGCGCAGGAGCGCCTAGGGGACGCCCTCGAACTGGGCAGCAGGCCCGTCACCGACGTGCTGCTGGACCGGGCGTCCCTGGTGACGGTGGATCCCTCCGTCACCCCCCGCCGGGTCGAGGAGCTGACCGTACGGACCGGCTTCTCGCGCTTCCCCGTCTGCGCGGAGGGCGGCGGCGCCTTCATGGGCTATCTGCACGTCAAGGACGTCCTGGAGCTGGAGGACGGCGAGCGGGCCGTGCCCCAGCAGGTCTGGCGCCCCATGGCGACGGTGCGGGCGGAGCTCCCGCTGGACGACGCGCTGACGGTCATGCGGCGCGCGGCCACGCACCTCGCCCAGGTCGCCGACGCGTCGGGCAAGGTGCTCGGCCTGGTCGCCATGGAGGACGTCCTGGAGATGCTCGTGGGTGAGGTCCGCGACCCGGCCCACCGCGTGTCGGTGCCGCGCCGCACGGTGGACGTGCCGAAGGCCATGGCCCCGCTGGGCTGA
- a CDS encoding hemolysin family protein → MTTPLLLLLAAFLLILANGFFVAAEFGLVTVDRPDAERAAAEGDRRARTVVAALRELSFQLSGTQLGITITSLVVGMLAEPALAQLLAGPLTATGLPGGVVPGVSVVIGMLLASAVQMVVGELVPKNWAVSRPLQVARFVAGPQHRFSTLLRPVITALNAVANRLVRLLGVEPTDELASARTPGELVSLARHSAEAGTLEQDTADLFVRTLSLAGLTAQHVMTPRVKVSALQASATAADVLNLTRATGLSRFPVYRDRIDEVVGMVHLKNALGVPSGDRLRTPVSRIAVPPLLVPETLPVEQLLQRLRSEQPIAVVVDEYGGTAGVVTLEDIIEELVGEVRDEHDVEGADRPELTPVVADDGRSGWDVEGSTRVLTLHRIGLDVPEGPYETVAGLVADLLGRIPAPGDRAELPGWRISVRQVGHYRAEQVRFVRLTDLPDPSAERLTQELLEAVR, encoded by the coding sequence ATGACCACCCCCCTGTTGCTGCTCCTCGCGGCATTCCTCCTCATCCTCGCCAACGGGTTCTTCGTGGCAGCCGAATTCGGGCTCGTCACGGTGGATCGGCCGGACGCCGAACGCGCCGCCGCCGAAGGCGACCGCCGGGCCCGTACCGTCGTCGCCGCCCTGCGTGAACTCTCCTTCCAGCTCTCCGGCACCCAGCTCGGTATCACCATCACCTCGCTGGTCGTCGGCATGCTCGCCGAACCGGCACTCGCCCAGCTGCTCGCCGGACCCCTCACCGCCACGGGACTGCCCGGCGGGGTCGTGCCCGGAGTGAGCGTCGTGATCGGCATGCTGCTCGCCTCCGCCGTGCAGATGGTGGTCGGCGAGCTCGTGCCGAAGAACTGGGCGGTCTCCCGGCCGCTCCAGGTCGCGCGGTTCGTCGCCGGGCCCCAGCACCGCTTCTCCACCCTCCTGCGCCCGGTGATCACCGCCCTGAACGCCGTGGCCAACCGGCTCGTGCGGCTGCTGGGAGTCGAACCGACCGACGAGCTCGCCTCCGCCAGGACACCCGGCGAGCTGGTCTCCCTGGCCCGGCACTCCGCGGAGGCGGGGACCCTGGAGCAGGACACCGCCGACCTCTTCGTGCGGACCCTGTCCCTCGCCGGTCTCACCGCGCAGCACGTCATGACCCCGCGGGTGAAGGTCAGCGCGCTGCAGGCGTCGGCGACGGCGGCCGACGTCCTCAACCTCACCCGTGCCACCGGCCTGTCGCGCTTCCCCGTCTACCGGGACCGCATCGACGAGGTCGTCGGCATGGTCCACCTGAAGAACGCCCTGGGCGTTCCCTCCGGGGACCGGCTGCGCACCCCGGTGAGCCGTATCGCCGTACCGCCGCTCCTGGTGCCGGAGACCCTGCCCGTCGAGCAGCTGCTCCAGCGGCTGCGCAGCGAGCAGCCGATCGCCGTGGTGGTCGACGAGTACGGCGGCACCGCGGGTGTCGTCACCCTGGAGGACATCATCGAGGAGCTCGTCGGGGAGGTCAGGGACGAGCACGACGTGGAGGGCGCCGACCGTCCCGAGCTGACGCCCGTCGTCGCCGACGACGGACGGTCCGGCTGGGACGTGGAGGGCAGCACCCGGGTGCTCACCCTGCACCGGATAGGTCTCGACGTGCCCGAAGGCCCGTACGAGACCGTGGCGGGGCTGGTCGCCGACCTGCTCGGGCGCATCCCCGCACCCGGCGACCGGGCCGAGCTCCCCGGCTGGCGGATCTCCGTCCGCCAGGTCGGCCACTACCGCGCCGAACAGGTCCGCTTCGTCCGTCTGACGGACCTCCCGGACCCCTCGGCGGAACGCCTCACCCAGGAGCTGCTGGAGGCCGTGCGATGA
- a CDS encoding PH domain-containing protein, protein MTAPAPGPTGLPALPATFRPTLTRVVLLAVGAAMFVVITAVALVLENLGPGERTSFVFVALLFFGVLALLSRPRITADESGITVVNITRTRRLAWAEILRVNLRAGDPWVFLDLSDGTSLPALGIQPGIARKQAIRDARALRALTEFHGSGVNDATENG, encoded by the coding sequence ATGACCGCCCCCGCGCCCGGTCCGACCGGACTCCCCGCTCTCCCGGCCACCTTCAGGCCCACCCTCACCCGGGTGGTCCTGCTGGCCGTGGGGGCGGCGATGTTCGTCGTCATCACGGCGGTCGCGCTGGTCCTGGAGAACCTCGGACCGGGGGAGCGGACCAGCTTCGTCTTCGTCGCCCTGCTCTTCTTCGGCGTCCTGGCCCTCCTCAGTAGGCCCCGGATCACCGCCGACGAGAGCGGGATCACGGTCGTCAACATCACCCGGACCCGACGGCTGGCGTGGGCGGAGATCCTCCGCGTCAACCTGCGGGCCGGTGACCCGTGGGTCTTCCTCGACCTCAGCGACGGCACCAGCCTGCCCGCGCTCGGCATCCAGCCCGGAATCGCCAGGAAGCAGGCGATCCGGGACGCCCGCGCACTCCGCGCGCTCACCGAGTTCCACGGCAGCGGAGTGAACGACGCCACGGAGAACGGCTGA
- the hisG gene encoding ATP phosphoribosyltransferase codes for MLRIAVPNKGSLSGPAMAMLHEAGYQQRKESKELVLVDPTNEVEFFYLRPRDIAIYVSSGRLDIGITGRDLLLDSGADAEEILQLGFARSTFRYATKPGTADGPQDFDGMTIATSYEGIVAAHLAEAGVKASVVHLDGAVETAIELGVAQVIADVVETGTSLRNAGLEVIGEPIMTSEAVVIRRKGADAEDPKVQQFLRRLQGVLVARTYVMMDYDCRVEHLERAVALTPGLESPTISPLHHEGWVAVRSMVASKEAQRIMDDLYELGARAILTTAIHACRL; via the coding sequence ATGCTGCGCATCGCCGTCCCCAACAAGGGTTCACTCTCCGGGCCTGCGATGGCGATGCTCCATGAGGCCGGCTACCAGCAGCGCAAGGAGTCGAAGGAACTCGTCCTGGTCGACCCGACGAACGAGGTGGAGTTCTTCTACCTGAGGCCGCGGGACATCGCGATCTACGTCAGCTCGGGCCGCCTCGACATCGGCATCACCGGCCGCGACCTCCTGCTGGACTCCGGTGCCGACGCCGAGGAGATCCTCCAGCTCGGCTTCGCGCGCTCGACCTTCCGCTACGCCACCAAGCCCGGCACGGCCGACGGCCCGCAGGACTTCGACGGCATGACGATCGCCACGTCGTACGAGGGCATCGTCGCGGCCCACCTCGCCGAGGCCGGCGTGAAGGCCTCCGTCGTCCACCTCGACGGCGCGGTCGAGACCGCCATCGAGCTCGGTGTCGCCCAGGTCATCGCCGACGTCGTCGAGACCGGCACCAGCCTGCGCAACGCCGGACTCGAGGTCATCGGCGAGCCGATCATGACCTCGGAAGCCGTCGTGATCCGCCGCAAGGGCGCCGACGCCGAGGACCCCAAGGTGCAGCAGTTCCTGCGCCGCCTCCAGGGCGTCCTGGTCGCCCGCACCTACGTGATGATGGACTACGACTGCCGCGTCGAGCACCTGGAGCGCGCCGTCGCCCTCACCCCGGGCCTGGAGTCGCCGACCATCTCCCCCCTGCACCACGAGGGCTGGGTCGCCGTCCGCTCCATGGTCGCCTCCAAGGAGGCCCAGCGGATCATGGACGACCTGTACGAACTGGGTGCGCGCGCGATCCTCACCACGGCCATCCACGCCTGCCGCCTCTGA
- a CDS encoding phosphoribosyl-ATP diphosphatase, whose amino-acid sequence MANKTFEELFAELQLKAADGDPSTSRTAELVGKGVHAIGKKVVEEAAEVWMAAEYEGKEAAAEEISQLLYHVQVMMVARGISLDDVYAHL is encoded by the coding sequence ATGGCGAACAAAACCTTCGAAGAGCTCTTCGCCGAGCTCCAGCTCAAGGCCGCCGACGGCGACCCCTCCACCTCCCGCACCGCCGAGCTGGTGGGCAAGGGCGTGCATGCCATCGGCAAGAAGGTCGTCGAGGAGGCCGCCGAGGTCTGGATGGCCGCCGAATACGAGGGCAAGGAAGCCGCCGCCGAGGAGATCTCGCAGCTGCTCTACCACGTCCAGGTGATGATGGTCGCCCGCGGGATCTCCCTCGACGACGTCTACGCCCACCTCTGA
- the ribH gene encoding 6,7-dimethyl-8-ribityllumazine synthase, whose translation MSGKGAPELSVRNCGDLRVAVIAAQWHEQVMDGLVDGALRALHDLGIDEPTLLRVPGSFELPVVAKVLAGRGYDAIVALGVIIRGGTPHFEYVSQGVTNGLTQVTVDTGVPVGFGVLTCDNEEQALDRAGLEGSNEDKGHEAVTAAVATAATLRTVSEPWR comes from the coding sequence ATGAGCGGCAAGGGCGCACCCGAACTGTCCGTACGCAACTGCGGAGACCTGCGGGTGGCGGTGATCGCGGCCCAGTGGCACGAGCAGGTCATGGACGGACTCGTCGACGGGGCCCTGCGCGCCCTGCACGACCTCGGCATCGACGAGCCGACGCTGCTGCGGGTCCCCGGCAGCTTCGAGCTCCCGGTGGTGGCCAAGGTGCTCGCCGGCCGCGGCTACGACGCGATCGTGGCCCTCGGAGTGATCATCCGCGGTGGCACCCCCCACTTCGAATACGTGTCCCAGGGCGTGACCAACGGCCTCACCCAGGTCACGGTCGACACCGGGGTCCCCGTGGGCTTCGGCGTACTCACGTGCGACAACGAGGAACAGGCCCTCGACCGGGCCGGACTCGAGGGCTCCAACGAGGACAAGGGCCACGAAGCGGTCACCGCGGCCGTGGCCACCGCGGCCACACTGCGCACCGTCAGCGAACCCTGGCGCTGA